ATAATCGAAGTTTCATTTTGATCGATTTCTGCTTCTTTATCTTCTTTTTCCATTTCTGCAGTTTCGCCTTCATATTGTGTTTTTTCGGTTCTGGCATCGTAACCTAATTCTCTTAGATATTTGGCGAAAATATCGGTATAACCATGTGTGCAAATTACTCGTTCTGCACCAGTTACTTTAATACTTTCTAATAAAGAATGCCAATCGCAGTGATCGCTTAATACAAAACCTTTGTCGATGGCACGTCTGCGTCTTGCGCCTCTAAAAGCCATCCATCCGCTTGCTGCTCCGGTTACAAAAGGCGTCATTTTTCTTATCCAGATACTACCGTGTGCGCTTGGCGGCGCGAGAACTATATTTCCTAAAAGTGCCTCTCTTTTGGTTTCTTTGGTAATTAATTCAGTTGGTGGAAAATCAACCATCGGGCGCAAAACATTCGTCATATTTTCAATGGCGCCGTGTGTATATATTTTTCCGATATCGGTATCTAAGTATTTTAAAAGTCTTTGCGCTTTTCCTAAAGAATATCCAAAGAGAATGGAAGTTCTTCCTTCAGCTTTATTCTCTGCCCACCAATTGTTGATTTCAGAAATTACTTCGGTTTGTGGTGTCCAGTTAAAAGCCGGTAATCCGAAAGTGCATTCAGTTATAAAAGTGTCGCATTTT
The genomic region above belongs to Flavobacterium sp. and contains:
- a CDS encoding ligase-associated DNA damage response exonuclease, with the protein product MKIPLLAFNDKGIYCQQADVYLDPWRPVKNAIITHGHSDHARWGHQNYITHHTNIPIIRHRLGEINVTGKEWGETFVINNVKFSLHPAGHIIGSSQIRVEHKGEVWVFTGDYKTEDDGISIPYEVVKCDTFITECTFGLPAFNWTPQTEVISEINNWWAENKAEGRTSILFGYSLGKAQRLLKYLDTDIGKIYTHGAIENMTNVLRPMVDFPPTELITKETKREALLGNIVLAPPSAHGSIWIRKMTPFVTGAASGWMAFRGARRRRAIDKGFVLSDHCDWHSLLESIKVTGAERVICTHGYTDIFAKYLRELGYDARTEKTQYEGETAEMEKEDKEAEIDQNETSIISEN